In a genomic window of Ptiloglossa arizonensis isolate GNS036 chromosome 12, iyPtiAriz1_principal, whole genome shotgun sequence:
- the Brun gene encoding trafficking protein particle complex subunit brun isoform X1, translating into MRSAISVILSSPVPDNKMSHPDYEQTAHDHAALLLLLKPIGTQIKQKTVTRLCERIIKAGSRFTVADSTGGTRDILARFVREHPVENNDWGDFQTHRRLLGLITFGKYDNQAELNELCRIHEALKVKYVATLYDSRAILFGPLESNNPHEPPTSFSIPSIFKTRPVFYNDETCPDLEVHIMECLNSLFWILESKRLERSKEKIDRVSLLLAPFEKKNLIGLDLESRNNKRRCVGRMTKHLGDLCLQAGLPADALSNYNSAASVLQAVNDWLWLGAGFEGLCAASALVLYPNMCRSLPLQRNSSLQEGSPGKQRRGSQAVNTLPSPPAVEVVKSNMPYILLPEEISKKYREAIVHYSKYQSAGIIETEASFKATRISIEQNCTLQAASYLNNVVLINLPLSEQEKIDRFTTLSDLYTSFGFIRKASFCLRLAATRHVSQNNPNPDWQQCYNLMLQATSGFKLSLDPVDMSPEAHKGWPVIQIQVINELVAAANRMGNPALATRHMTFLLQTMYNYLTPIERKETALQLQNVSQQCEGAPVPLVLDSGTVIPPANLTNIPKTKSFVLKNMQPHLQPQKIERVKEDHGPFLFTPINFGSLERKNTSKSKVDYLWVEGDICEVSMQLINPLPFELHVSNMRLLTNGVVFESIPESITLPAESGPIAVTLAGRPKEIGDLEILGFSTHTLGVKSNCRLRYMEGMVHPQYTVEVVPALPRIEVATSLPQTASFSSGDNIVTSASISLYGGESAECTVTITNSGQVPIETIELSVQSTLDTITETKIFKWNDENLMTQLPLQPGVSASLDLHLYATTDFIAPISRNDITSSTYLSQPSSLMSHSGHSSLPSRLSSPSHTKRQSELTSSFRSGLSSHSGNSSMASSRLSKLAVPLHTSNVIEGQLKIKYSGGAGLTAGYCRTSSVFVTIEMLPSVQITNWDVLPAETPSQFYLVLDLTNMTNHEMELHYTQTKCIYMEGKEPCRIPVPVDRCPLNKLSMLNGVGDIGELQKVCSEHIASLVDLRWQLLGTESIGKATLSGITLTQDMLDLVRMSPLQWEIKINDALVKAQDELTCNLGECVSIGIGICNALEHPLSDLILSINFYQDHHNGVNNYQLETRLSIAGANKVMLPALQEYGRVYHECRVVFFTAGQYKIDIQCSSKESAPNTPILCSELINAGHTWRYIPPIEITVDDY; encoded by the exons ATGCGCTCGGCCATCAGTGTTATTTTGTCGAGTCCGGTACCCGACAATAAGATGTCTCATCCTGATTACGAGCAAACTGCTCATGATCACGCGGCACTACTTCTACTTTTGAAACCCATTGGTACACAAATTAAACAGAAAACGGTTACCAGGTTATGCGAAAGAATAATTAAAGCAGGTAGCAGATTCACTGTCGCCGATTCTACCGGTGGGACACGTGATATCCTCGCTAGATTTGTTAGAGAACATCCAGTTGAAAACAATGATTGGGGAGATTTTCAAACACACAGAAGACTGTTGGGGTTAATTACTTTTGGCAAATATGATAACCAAGCAGAACTCAATGAACTATGTAGAATTCATGAAGCATTAAAAGTAAAGTACGTTGCAACACTATATGATTCACGTGCTATACTTTTTGGACCATTGGAATCAAATAATCCACATGAACCACCAACATCGTTTAGCATTCCTTCAATCTTCAAAACTCGTCCTGTGTTTTATAATGATGAAACATGCCCTGATCTTGAAGTTCATATTATGGAATGCCTCAATTCTCTATTTTGGATCCTGGAATCTAAAAGATTAGAAAGATCCAAAGAAAAAATAGACCGGGTTTCTCTTTTATTAGCaccttttgaaaagaaaaatttgatagGATTGGATCTTGAATCCAGAAATAATAAGAGAAGATGTGTAGGTCGTATGACAAAACACTTAGGTGATTTGTGTCTTCAAGCTGGACTTCCAGCAGATGCTCTAAGCAACTACAATTCTGCAGCTAGTGTGTTACAAGCTGTCAATGATTGGTTATGGCTAGGAGCAGGATTTGAAGGTTTATGTGCTGCATCTGCTTTAGTATTGTATCCAAATATGTGTAGAAGTCTTCCATTGCAAAGAAACTCTTCCCTTCAAGAAGGAAGCCCAGGTAAGCAAAG ACGGGGCTCACAAGCTGTTAATACTCTACCATCACCGCCTGCTGTAGAGGTAGTAAAAAGTAATATGCCATATATTTTACTACCAGAAGAAATATCAAAGAAATATCGCGAAGCAATAGTTCATTATAGTAAATATCAATCTGCTGGAATAATTGAGACAGAAGCTAGCTTTAAAGCTACAAGGATTTCAATAGAGCAGAATTGCACTTTGCAAGCTGCTTCATATTTAAATAATGTTGTTCTTATAAATTTACCATTGAGCGAGCAAGAAAAA ATTGATCGATTTACTACATTGTCAGATTTATATACAAGCTTCGGTTTTATAAGAAAAGCATCTTTTTGCTTAAGGTTAGCTGCAACAAGGCACGTATCCCAAAATAATCCTAACCCAGATTGGCAACAGTGTTATAATTTAATGTTACAAGCTACTTCTGGATTTAAATTGTCTTTAGATCCTGTTGACATGTCGCCTG AAGCTCATAAAGGCTGGCCAGTTATTCAAATTCAAGTTATAAATGAACTTGTTGCTGCTGCCAACCGTATGGGTAACCCAGCACTTGCAACAAGGCATATGACATTTTTACTTCAAACAATGTACAATTATCTAACACCTATTGAACGCAAGGAAACTGCTTTGCAGCTTCAAAATGTATCTCAACAGTGTGAAGGTGCTCCTGTACCACTC GTTTTAGATTCTGGAACAGTTATACCACCTGCTAATTTAACAAATATTCCAAAAACAAAATCATTTGTTTTGAAAAATATGCAACCACATCTTCAGCCTCAAAAGATTGAAAGAGTAAAGGAAGATCATGGTCCTTTTTTATTTACTCCAATTAATTTTGGCTCATTAGAGAGAAAGAATACATCTAAAAGTAAAGTTG ATTATTTGTGGGTAGAGGGTGACATTTGTGAAGTATCAATGCAACTTATTAATCCCTTACCATTTGAACTTCATGTGTCTAATATGAGACTTCTTACAAACGGAGTAGTATTTGAATCTATTCCAGAAAGTATTACACTTCCTGCTGAGTCAGGACCAATTGCTGTAACATTAGCAGGCAGGCCTAAAGAAATTGGAGACTTAGAAATACTTGGTTTTAGCACACATACATTAGGAGTAAAATCTAACTGCAGATTAAGGTACATGGAAGGAATGGTTCATCCTCAGTATACTGTTGAAGTAGTTCCAGCATTACCAAGAATAGAAGTGGCTACAAGTTTACCTCAAACTGCAAGTTTTAGTTCTGGAGATAATATAGTAACTAGTGCAAGTATATCATTGTACGGTGGTGAAAG TGCTGAGTGTACTGTAACTATAACAAATAGTGGTCAAGTTCCTATTGAAACGATCGAGTTATCAGTACAATCTACACTGGATACAATAACCGAAACCAAAATATTCAAGTGGAATGATGAAAATTTAATGACACAATTACCTTTGCAACCTGGTGTCAGTGCAAGTCTTGACTTACATTTGTATGCAACTACAGATTTTATAGCACCTATATCCCGGAACG ATATTACCAGCAGTACATATCTTAGTCAACCAAGCAGTTTAATGTCTCATTCAGGACATAGTTCATTACCATCTAGATTAAGTTCTCCATCACATACGAAAAGACAATCCGAGCTAACCTCTTCGTTCAGATCAGGTTTAAGTTCTCATTCTGGTAACTCTTCCATGGCCAGTTCACGTTTATCGAAACTTGCTGTTCCATTACATACTTCAAATGTTATTGAAGGccaattaaaaataaagtacTCAGGTGGTGCTGGTCTAACAGCAGGTTATTGCCGTACTTCATCAGTGTTCGTAACCATTGAAATGTTACCTAGTGTGCAAATTACGAACTGGGATGTACTTCCAGCAGAAAC accatcacagttttatCTTGTACTAGACTTAACAAATATGACCAATCACGAAATGGAATTGCATTATACACAgactaaatgtatatatatggaGGGTAAAGAGCCATGTAGAATCCCTGTACCAGTTGACCGGTGTCCGCTTAATAAATTATCTatg TTAAACGGGGTTGGTGATATTGGAGAACTTCAAAAAGTTTGTTCCGAACATATTGCCTCGTTAGTTGATTTACGTTGGCAATTGCTAGGCACAGAATCTATTGGAAAAGCAACTCTTTCTGGCATTACTCTCACCCAGGATATGTTAGATCTCGTTAGAATGAGTCCTCTGCAATGGG AGATAAAAATTAATGATGCACTTGTAAAGGCACAGGATGAACTTACATGTAATTTAGGCGAATGTGTTAGCATCGGAATAGGAATATGTAATGCTTTAGAACATCCTTTGAGCGATCTCATTTTGtctattaatttttatcaagaTCATCATAATGGAGTCAATAATTATCAACTAGAAACAAGACTATCCATCGCTGGTGCAAACAAAGTTATGCTTCCAGCA TTACAGGAATATGGAAGAGTTTATCATGAATGCCGTGTAGTGTTCTTTACAGCTGGACAATACAAAATAGATATTCAATGTAGTAGTAAAGAGTCTGCCCCAAATACACCAATACTTTGTTCAGAATTAATAAATGCTGGACATACATGGCGTTACATACCACCGATAGAAATAACTGTTGACGATTATTAA
- the Pif1 gene encoding pif1 DNA helicase produces the protein MDQDSCSVTCSVIIEQTNSQGVIQKKVNHRSATLRLFRNNFREMFVEIRAEKSNLVTKLSLKSINVFNKFMSDGKASIKFKDENCTLLLSNAPTTQLINFLKTIFIKMTNQAEKTAKNPLREKLLSNKPFGGVQEISPATNAEINKAKQKTVNMSRATITTPSPTALKKRKRSDENGIRAGKKLYENPTMGNITEEQAKVLDAVISGKNIFFTGSAGTGKSFLLRKIIAALPPDVTIATASTGVAACHIGGITLHQFAGIGLGTGNLERCYQLASRNSSAGLWRKTKHLIIDEISMVEADFFDKIEAVARHIRKNDRPFGGIQLILCGDFFQLPPVSSRDKKAKFCFQSDKWEKCVHFNFELLKVHRQKDSKFINILNNIRIGRVTDNITETLKATAKQKIENNGILATRLCSHVNEAEEINEFQLNELKSESYVYAAQDSDQSMFTILNQQLPVPGKLVLKVGAQVMLLKNINISDGLVNGARGIVIKFTDNLPVVQFKSGISYHAKLEKWSLKTNMGNIVHRKQIPLKLAWAFSIHKSQGLTLDCVEMCLAKVFDAGQAYVALSRAQSLECLRVLDFNNQQVWAHSDVLLFYKKFRRNLQQIEMIPLGKKQKK, from the coding sequence ATGGATCAAGACAGTTGTTCAGTAACATGTTCTGTAATAATAGAACAAACCAACTCGCAAGGTGTAATCCAAAAGAAAGTAAATCATCGTTCGGCGACTTTGCGTTTATTCCGAAATAATTTTCGTGAAATGTTCGTTGAAATACGCGCAGAAAAATCGAATTTAGTAACGAAGCTCTCGTTGAAATCGATCAATGTTTTCAACAAATTCATGTCCGATGGGAAAGCTTCCATAAAATTTAAGGATGAAAACTGTACGCTATTATTGTCGAACGCGCCAACTACTCAACTAATTAACTTTTTAAAGACAATATTCATTAAAATGACAAATCAGGCGGAAAAAACGGCGAAAAATCCACTAAGAGAGAAATTACTTTCTAATAAACCTTTCGGCGGTGTTCAAGAAATTAGTCCTGCGACAAATGCTGAAATAAATAAAGCCAAACAGAAGACTGTCAACATGTCACGTGCAACAATTACGACGCCATCTCCTACcgctttgaagaaaagaaaacgttcgGATGAAAATGGAATCCGCGCTGGGAAAAAACTGTACGAAAATCCGACGATGGGAAATATTACAGAAGAACAAGCCAAAGTGCTAGACGCAGTGATTAgcggaaaaaatatattttttaccggCAGCGCGGGTACCGGAAAATCGTTTCTACTGAGAAAAATAATAGCGGCTCTTCCTCCTGACGTTACAATAGCTACAGCAAGTACCGGTGTAGCGGCCTGTCATATCGGTGGAATTACTTTACACCAGTTTGCAGGAATTGGATTAGGCACTGGAAATTTAGAAAGATGTTACCAGCTAGCTTCTCGTAATTCCTCTGCTGGTTTATGGAGAAAAACAAAACATTTaataatcgatgaaatttccaTGGTTGAAGCAGatttttttgataaaattgaaGCCGTTGCTAGGCATATTCGTAAAAACGATAGACCTTTTGGTGGAATACAACTAATCTTATGCGGAGACTTCTTCCAATTACCACCTGTTTCTTCAAGAGATAAGAAAGCAAAGTTCTGTTTTCAAAGTGACAAATGGGAAAAGTGTGtacattttaattttgaattactcaaggtTCATAGACAGAAAGattctaaatttataaatattctaaataatattAGGATAGGTAGAGTTACAGATAATATTACAGAAACTCTTAAAGCAACAGCTAAACAAAAAATTGAGAATAATGGAATTTTAGCAACAAGGCTTTGTTCTCATGTGAACGAAGCTGAAGAAATTAATGAATTTCAATTGAATGAATTAAAAAGTGAATCCTATGTATATGCAGCTCAAGACTCTGATCAGTCCATGTTCACCATATTAAATCAACAATTACCTGTCCCTGGCAAACTTGTATTGAAAGTAGGTGCTCAAGTAAtgctattgaaaaatataaatatttcagatGGTCTAGTAAATGGAGCAAGGGGTATAGTTATCAAGTTTACAGATAATCTGCCTGTAGTTCAATTTAAATCAGGTATCTCGTATCATGCAAAGCTAGAAAAGTGGAGCTTAAAAACAAACATGGGTAACATTGTTCATAGAAAACAAATCCCACTTAAATTAGCATGGGCTTTTTCTATTCATAAAAGTCAGGGTTTAACATTAGATTGTGTAGAAATGTGTCTAGCCAAAGTCTTTGATGCTGGTCAAGCATATGTAGCATTATCTCGAGCGCAAAGTTTAGAATGTTTGCGGGTTCTAGATTTTAATAATCAACAAGTGTGGGCCCATTCGGATGTACTTTTGTTCTATAAGAAATTTAGACGAAATTTGCAACAAATAGAAATGATTCCTTtggggaaaaaacaaaaaaaataa
- the Brun gene encoding trafficking protein particle complex subunit brun isoform X2, translated as MRSAISVILSSPVPDNKMSHPDYEQTAHDHAALLLLLKPIGTQIKQKTVTRLCERIIKAGSRFTVADSTGGTRDILARFVREHPVENNDWGDFQTHRRLLGLITFGKYDNQAELNELCRIHEALKVKYVATLYDSRAILFGPLESNNPHEPPTSFSIPSIFKTRPVFYNDETCPDLEVHIMECLNSLFWILESKRLERSKEKIDRVSLLLAPFEKKNLIGLDLESRNNKRRCVGRMTKHLGDLCLQAGLPADALSNYNSAASVLQAVNDWLWLGAGFEGLCAASALVLYPNMCRSLPLQRNSSLQEGSPGKQRRGSQAVNTLPSPPAVEVVKSNMPYILLPEEISKKYREAIVHYSKYQSAGIIETEASFKATRISIEQNCTLQAASYLNNVVLINLPLSEQEKIDRFTTLSDLYTSFGFIRKASFCLRLAATRHVSQNNPNPDWQQCYNLMLQATSGFKLSLDPVDMSPEAHKGWPVIQIQVINELVAAANRMGNPALATRHMTFLLQTMYNYLTPIERKETALQLQNVSQQCEGAPVPLVLDSGTVIPPANLTNIPKTKSFVLKNMQPHLQPQKIERVKEDHGPFLFTPINFGSLERKNTSKNYLWVEGDICEVSMQLINPLPFELHVSNMRLLTNGVVFESIPESITLPAESGPIAVTLAGRPKEIGDLEILGFSTHTLGVKSNCRLRYMEGMVHPQYTVEVVPALPRIEVATSLPQTASFSSGDNIVTSASISLYGGESAECTVTITNSGQVPIETIELSVQSTLDTITETKIFKWNDENLMTQLPLQPGVSASLDLHLYATTDFIAPISRNDITSSTYLSQPSSLMSHSGHSSLPSRLSSPSHTKRQSELTSSFRSGLSSHSGNSSMASSRLSKLAVPLHTSNVIEGQLKIKYSGGAGLTAGYCRTSSVFVTIEMLPSVQITNWDVLPAETPSQFYLVLDLTNMTNHEMELHYTQTKCIYMEGKEPCRIPVPVDRCPLNKLSMLNGVGDIGELQKVCSEHIASLVDLRWQLLGTESIGKATLSGITLTQDMLDLVRMSPLQWEIKINDALVKAQDELTCNLGECVSIGIGICNALEHPLSDLILSINFYQDHHNGVNNYQLETRLSIAGANKVMLPALQEYGRVYHECRVVFFTAGQYKIDIQCSSKESAPNTPILCSELINAGHTWRYIPPIEITVDDY; from the exons ATGCGCTCGGCCATCAGTGTTATTTTGTCGAGTCCGGTACCCGACAATAAGATGTCTCATCCTGATTACGAGCAAACTGCTCATGATCACGCGGCACTACTTCTACTTTTGAAACCCATTGGTACACAAATTAAACAGAAAACGGTTACCAGGTTATGCGAAAGAATAATTAAAGCAGGTAGCAGATTCACTGTCGCCGATTCTACCGGTGGGACACGTGATATCCTCGCTAGATTTGTTAGAGAACATCCAGTTGAAAACAATGATTGGGGAGATTTTCAAACACACAGAAGACTGTTGGGGTTAATTACTTTTGGCAAATATGATAACCAAGCAGAACTCAATGAACTATGTAGAATTCATGAAGCATTAAAAGTAAAGTACGTTGCAACACTATATGATTCACGTGCTATACTTTTTGGACCATTGGAATCAAATAATCCACATGAACCACCAACATCGTTTAGCATTCCTTCAATCTTCAAAACTCGTCCTGTGTTTTATAATGATGAAACATGCCCTGATCTTGAAGTTCATATTATGGAATGCCTCAATTCTCTATTTTGGATCCTGGAATCTAAAAGATTAGAAAGATCCAAAGAAAAAATAGACCGGGTTTCTCTTTTATTAGCaccttttgaaaagaaaaatttgatagGATTGGATCTTGAATCCAGAAATAATAAGAGAAGATGTGTAGGTCGTATGACAAAACACTTAGGTGATTTGTGTCTTCAAGCTGGACTTCCAGCAGATGCTCTAAGCAACTACAATTCTGCAGCTAGTGTGTTACAAGCTGTCAATGATTGGTTATGGCTAGGAGCAGGATTTGAAGGTTTATGTGCTGCATCTGCTTTAGTATTGTATCCAAATATGTGTAGAAGTCTTCCATTGCAAAGAAACTCTTCCCTTCAAGAAGGAAGCCCAGGTAAGCAAAG ACGGGGCTCACAAGCTGTTAATACTCTACCATCACCGCCTGCTGTAGAGGTAGTAAAAAGTAATATGCCATATATTTTACTACCAGAAGAAATATCAAAGAAATATCGCGAAGCAATAGTTCATTATAGTAAATATCAATCTGCTGGAATAATTGAGACAGAAGCTAGCTTTAAAGCTACAAGGATTTCAATAGAGCAGAATTGCACTTTGCAAGCTGCTTCATATTTAAATAATGTTGTTCTTATAAATTTACCATTGAGCGAGCAAGAAAAA ATTGATCGATTTACTACATTGTCAGATTTATATACAAGCTTCGGTTTTATAAGAAAAGCATCTTTTTGCTTAAGGTTAGCTGCAACAAGGCACGTATCCCAAAATAATCCTAACCCAGATTGGCAACAGTGTTATAATTTAATGTTACAAGCTACTTCTGGATTTAAATTGTCTTTAGATCCTGTTGACATGTCGCCTG AAGCTCATAAAGGCTGGCCAGTTATTCAAATTCAAGTTATAAATGAACTTGTTGCTGCTGCCAACCGTATGGGTAACCCAGCACTTGCAACAAGGCATATGACATTTTTACTTCAAACAATGTACAATTATCTAACACCTATTGAACGCAAGGAAACTGCTTTGCAGCTTCAAAATGTATCTCAACAGTGTGAAGGTGCTCCTGTACCACTC GTTTTAGATTCTGGAACAGTTATACCACCTGCTAATTTAACAAATATTCCAAAAACAAAATCATTTGTTTTGAAAAATATGCAACCACATCTTCAGCCTCAAAAGATTGAAAGAGTAAAGGAAGATCATGGTCCTTTTTTATTTACTCCAATTAATTTTGGCTCATTAGAGAGAAAGAATACATCTAAAA ATTATTTGTGGGTAGAGGGTGACATTTGTGAAGTATCAATGCAACTTATTAATCCCTTACCATTTGAACTTCATGTGTCTAATATGAGACTTCTTACAAACGGAGTAGTATTTGAATCTATTCCAGAAAGTATTACACTTCCTGCTGAGTCAGGACCAATTGCTGTAACATTAGCAGGCAGGCCTAAAGAAATTGGAGACTTAGAAATACTTGGTTTTAGCACACATACATTAGGAGTAAAATCTAACTGCAGATTAAGGTACATGGAAGGAATGGTTCATCCTCAGTATACTGTTGAAGTAGTTCCAGCATTACCAAGAATAGAAGTGGCTACAAGTTTACCTCAAACTGCAAGTTTTAGTTCTGGAGATAATATAGTAACTAGTGCAAGTATATCATTGTACGGTGGTGAAAG TGCTGAGTGTACTGTAACTATAACAAATAGTGGTCAAGTTCCTATTGAAACGATCGAGTTATCAGTACAATCTACACTGGATACAATAACCGAAACCAAAATATTCAAGTGGAATGATGAAAATTTAATGACACAATTACCTTTGCAACCTGGTGTCAGTGCAAGTCTTGACTTACATTTGTATGCAACTACAGATTTTATAGCACCTATATCCCGGAACG ATATTACCAGCAGTACATATCTTAGTCAACCAAGCAGTTTAATGTCTCATTCAGGACATAGTTCATTACCATCTAGATTAAGTTCTCCATCACATACGAAAAGACAATCCGAGCTAACCTCTTCGTTCAGATCAGGTTTAAGTTCTCATTCTGGTAACTCTTCCATGGCCAGTTCACGTTTATCGAAACTTGCTGTTCCATTACATACTTCAAATGTTATTGAAGGccaattaaaaataaagtacTCAGGTGGTGCTGGTCTAACAGCAGGTTATTGCCGTACTTCATCAGTGTTCGTAACCATTGAAATGTTACCTAGTGTGCAAATTACGAACTGGGATGTACTTCCAGCAGAAAC accatcacagttttatCTTGTACTAGACTTAACAAATATGACCAATCACGAAATGGAATTGCATTATACACAgactaaatgtatatatatggaGGGTAAAGAGCCATGTAGAATCCCTGTACCAGTTGACCGGTGTCCGCTTAATAAATTATCTatg TTAAACGGGGTTGGTGATATTGGAGAACTTCAAAAAGTTTGTTCCGAACATATTGCCTCGTTAGTTGATTTACGTTGGCAATTGCTAGGCACAGAATCTATTGGAAAAGCAACTCTTTCTGGCATTACTCTCACCCAGGATATGTTAGATCTCGTTAGAATGAGTCCTCTGCAATGGG AGATAAAAATTAATGATGCACTTGTAAAGGCACAGGATGAACTTACATGTAATTTAGGCGAATGTGTTAGCATCGGAATAGGAATATGTAATGCTTTAGAACATCCTTTGAGCGATCTCATTTTGtctattaatttttatcaagaTCATCATAATGGAGTCAATAATTATCAACTAGAAACAAGACTATCCATCGCTGGTGCAAACAAAGTTATGCTTCCAGCA TTACAGGAATATGGAAGAGTTTATCATGAATGCCGTGTAGTGTTCTTTACAGCTGGACAATACAAAATAGATATTCAATGTAGTAGTAAAGAGTCTGCCCCAAATACACCAATACTTTGTTCAGAATTAATAAATGCTGGACATACATGGCGTTACATACCACCGATAGAAATAACTGTTGACGATTATTAA